Proteins encoded by one window of Primulina huaijiensis isolate GDHJ02 chromosome 1, ASM1229523v2, whole genome shotgun sequence:
- the LOC140970957 gene encoding uncharacterized protein: MAMMRNSMNADISYYKAWKGKELADNMLKGDPTKSFALLTCYLHMVEQMNRGSITDIFVDEENRFKYMFLAFGACVRGYRSMRKVVSIDGTWLKGKYNGVLLVASAQDGNYHQYPLAWGIVDVECTSSWSWFLTKLLEVVPDEDELVIISDRHQGIINAVSTPFEFDNAYNEFRNRYPEAAQVLDERDSLDRWTRAYCPKTRSNIMTTNGVESINARLLEERKLSIIALLDSVQKLASSWFARYRHASIASNTNLTPTIEGILRSRFTDAQGMQVFELGRLEFDVRSREHSAIVDLESKRCTCRVFDIDRIPCAHAIAASWLAKIDIYDLCSEYYSTMSWCMAYSETVYPVPEEIEWPRKINFPLVWPPLLEKRVGRRKEKRIPSSGEFSKR, from the exons ATGGCGATGATGCGCAATAGTATGAATGCTGATATATCATACTACAAGGCTTGGAAAGGGAAAGAACTAGCAGACAATATGTTGAAAGGTGATCCTACGAAGAGTTTTGCTTTATTGACTTGTTATTTGCACATGGTTGAGCAGATGAATCGAGGAAGCATAACAGACATTTTTGTCGACGAGGAAAATCGATTCAAGTATATGTTTCTTGCCTTTGGTGCATGCGTCAGAGGATATCGAAGTATGCGGAAAGTTGTATCAATTGATGGTACGTGGTTGAAGGGCAAGTATAATGGTGTTTTACTGGTGGCATCGGCACAAGATGGAAATTATCACCAATATCCTTTGGCGTGGGGAATCGTAGATGTCGAGTGTACTTCTTCGTGGAGTTGGTTTTTGACGAAGTTGTTAGAAGTAGTACCAGACGAGGATGAATTGGTGATAATTTCAGACAGGCATCAAGGAATCATTAATGCGGTTTCTACT CCTTTCGAGTTTGATAATGCATACAATGAATTTAGAAATAGATATCCTGAGGCAGCGCAAGTTTTGGACGAGAGAGATTCACTTGATAGATGGACTCGAGCATATTGTCCGAAGACCCGTTCCAATATTATGACGACAAACGGGGTTGAGTCGATCAATGCTAGATTACTTGAAGAAAGGAAGCTGTCAATCATTGCACTCTTAGATTCTGTGCAGAAACTGGCCTCATCTTGGTTTGCCCGATATCGCCACGCATCAATTGCAAGTAACACTAATCTGACCCCTACCATCGAGGGGATTCTTCGTAGCCGATTCACCGATGCCCAAGGAATGCAAGTTTTTGAATTAGGACGTCTGGAGTTTGATGTTAGGAGCCGTGAACATTCAGCCATAGTAGACTTGGAATCAAAGAGATGCACATGTCGAGTTTTTGATATTGATAGAATTCCATGTGCTCATGCCATTGCAGCCAGTTGGTTAGCAAAGATTGATATATATGATCTGTGTTCAGAGTACTATTCTACAATGTCATGGTGCATGGCATACTCAGAGACTGTTTACCCTGTTCCGGAAGAAATTGAATGGCCACGCAAGATTAATTTTCCATTGGTGTGGCCTCCTTTGTTAGAGAAGAGAGTTGgcagaagaaaagaaaaaagaattccTTCCAGCGGTGAATTCAGCAAAAGATAG